Proteins encoded together in one Ipomoea triloba cultivar NCNSP0323 chromosome 4, ASM357664v1 window:
- the LOC116015259 gene encoding protein PLANT CADMIUM RESISTANCE 3-like: MYSSASSNYNKSPAPHKEPPTGIPVGGPPPNQAPAVWSSGLCDCCDDASNCCITWCCPCITFGRIAHITDKGATSCCASGALYCLIAAFIGCPCLYSCFYRSKLRKDYMLPESPCGDCLVHCCCESCALCQEYRELKHRGFNMSLGWEGNMERQNMGVGMTAPGVQGGMNR, encoded by the exons atgtattcaTCAGCTTCAAGCAACTATAATAAATCTCCGGCGCCCCACAAAGAGCCTCCGACTGGCATCCCGGTAGGTGGGCCACCACCGAATCAAGCCCCCGCCGTTTGGTCCTCCGGTCTATGTGACTGCTGTGACGATGCCTCAAATT GTTGCATAACATGGTGTTGCCCGTGCATCACATTTGGACGGATTGCTCACATTACGGACAAAGGGGCAACTT CTTGTTGCGCAAGTGGGGCCCTGTATTGTCTCATAGCAGCTTTTATTGGATGCCCTTGTTTGTATTCATGCTTCTATCGTTCAAAGCTTAGGAAGGACTATATGTTGCCTGAAAGCCCCTGCGGAGATTGCCTTGTTCATTGTTGCTGTGAAAGCTGCGCTCTGTGCCAAGAGTACCGTGAACTCAAACACCGTGGATTCAACATGTCACTTG GATGGGAAGGAAATATGGAGAGACAAAATATGGGAGTTGGAATGACGGCTCCTGGAGTTCAAGGAGGAATGAACCGATAA